The following DNA comes from Rosa rugosa chromosome 5, drRosRugo1.1, whole genome shotgun sequence.
TATATATGATCTAATATGTATTTGCAGGCTGGGGTTTGCAGACAAGTCATTTCGATTTCAAAATTAGAGGCCTGAATATTCTGTTCATATACAAACACCAGATGTTACTACATAACTCCAATTTTTCTACAGCCACATACTATATATTTTTTCCTTCTATGGAAAAAGATCTTATACAAAAGCAGAATTGTTGATCTGATAACGTATCAATTGTCACTCTCATCGGTTCGAAATTGGAATCTCCTTGCTGGTGGTCCTTAATCCCCAAATATCATCATCCCAAACCACATGATCACTAAACAATCCATAGTGTGCTTCACCCATGAACTCCACATCCCACAATGGTGACCAAACTGACCCCCATGACATTTGCTCATCCAACCAAACTGACCCATCACTACACGAGTAAttctcctcctccgccgccgccatCGCAACCTGAGCCGCCACCATTTGATCGTTTCCACCATCAAGACTCACATTTTCCACTTTGATGGCCGCCTCTTCTTTCACCTTGGCAGCGGCTCTGATCTTGGGCTTCTTGCGCGGCATTGACATTGTTGCAGCGTCAAGCTTTGGAGCTTCCGCGGTAGCACCACCACCATGATCTACACGTCTCTGCCTCTTCATTGATGCAATTGGGGTTTTCTTTCTTACAAAGAAGGCTGGTTATTATAGAAGAAGCGAAGAATGAGACGGCAAGAAGATATTGATGATGATAACACTTTATATAGGTATATATAGGGATGGacggttgttttttttttttggtgtaaaGATGGACGGTTGTTTTGGTATCTGGACAAGTAGTTTGATTAGAATTGACTCAATTCAGAGCCTGGAGGCAGCGCGGTAGTGGTTGATATTTTTGTGGAGAGTGTTCACGTGCCTTTGCCTTGTCGTTTTCGAAGCGTAAACCCTAAAAACTACCAAAAGGC
Coding sequences within:
- the LOC133712193 gene encoding uncharacterized protein LOC133712193 gives rise to the protein MKRQRRVDHGGGATAEAPKLDAATMSMPRKKPKIRAAAKVKEEAAIKVENVSLDGGNDQMVAAQVAMAAAEEENYSCSDGSVWLDEQMSWGSVWSPLWDVEFMGEAHYGLFSDHVVWDDDIWGLRTTSKEIPISNR